One genomic segment of Drosophila melanogaster chromosome 3L includes these proteins:
- the CG42540 gene encoding uncharacterized protein, isoform F: protein MAAMSADIVPMEQVSSMVSNGGGSVAMQRDDEYRNRIMKIRRLGLLQSIKISDRTDSLWQVTATSMQQPPPQRHGRPAPQHQHSQHNQHHQHQNQWALHHQNHLNQTPRSTGRQTMLGSNHSSQRETSVSPRRVALDTTASGSTTGFGFDRDTQAKHSHGFLYSDEEISDKASTCGKLLIFLSVALVIMTLPFSLFVCFKVVQEYERAVIFRLGRLMQGGAKGPGIFFILPCIDSYARVDLRTRTYDVPPQEVLTKDSVTVSVDAVVYYRVSNATVSIANVENAHHSTRLLAQTTLRNTMGTRHLHEILSERMTISGTMQVQLDEATDAWGIKVERVEIKDVRLPVQLQRAMAAEAEAAREARAKVIAAEGEQKASRALREASEVIGDSPAALQLRYLQTLNTISAEKNSTIVFPLPIDLITYFLKTNEATTQQNARAAAAAIGNTPPPLQLAPQQQMGQQQQPQYQQPQQQQQQYQPQQQQQQQQQQPQQQDQLYQQGQQISSAM from the exons ATGGCGGCAATGAGTGCG GATATTGTGCCCATGGAACAAGTGAGCTCGATGGTCTCCAATGGCGGTGGCAGCGTGGCCATGCAGCGCGATGATGAGTACAGGAATCGGATCATGAAAA TACGTAGACTTG GTCTTTTGCAAAGCATCAAAATATCGGACCGCACGGACAGCCTGTGGCAAGTGACTGCCACCAGCATGCAACAGCCACCACCTCAGCGGCACGGTCGACCTGCACCACAGCACCAACACAGCCAGCACAatcagcaccaccagcaccagaACCAGTGGGCACTGCACCACCAGAACCACTTGAACCAAACACCGCGCTCCACCGGCAGGCAAACCATGCTGGGCAGCAACCATAGTAGCCAGCGGGAGACGAGCGTCTCGCCCCGCCGTGTGGCACTCGACACCACCGCCTCGGGATCCACCACCGGATTCGGTTTCGATCGGG ATACACAAGCAAAACATTCACATGGATTTCTCTATT CGGACGAGGAAATCAGCGATAAGGCATCAACATGCGGAAAATTGCTAATATTTCTTTCCGTGGCTCTTGTGATAATGACGCTACCCTTCAGTCTCTTTGTTTGCTTTAAG GTGGTGCAGGAGTACGAGCGCGCGGTTATCTTCCGTTTGGGTCGTCTTATGCAGGGCGGTGCCAAGGGCCCAG GTATCTTCTTCATCCTGCCCTGCATTGACTCCTATGCCCGTGTGGACTTGCGTACTCGCACATACGATGTGCCACCGCAGGAG GTTCTCACAAAGGATAGCGTTACGGTTTCGGTGGATGCAGTGGTTTACTATCGGGTATCAAATGCGACCGTCTCTATCGCGAACGTGGAGAATGCTCACCATTCGACCAGGCTACTGGCACAGACTACTCTACGAAACACAATGGGAACTCGGCATTTGCATGAGATACTCAGCGAGCGTATGACGATTTCCGGCACAATGCAG GTTCAACTCGACGAAGCCACCGATGCCTGGGGCATCAAAGTTGAACGTGTGGAAAT CAAGGACGTGCGTCTGCCGGTGCAACTGCAACGTGCCATGGCCGCGGAGGCAGAAGCCGCCCGGGAAGCCCGCGCCAAAGTCATCGCCGCCGAAGGAGAACAGAAGGCGTCGAGGGCTCTTCGCGAGGCGTCCGAGGTGATTGGCGATTCGCCGGCTGCCCTCCAACTGCGCTACCTTCAG ACACTCAACACCATATCTGCGGAGAAGAACTCGACGATTGTGTTCCCGCTGCCCATCGATTTAATAACATATTTCCTGAAGACCAACGAGGCCACAACGCAGCAAAATGCCCGAGCAGCTGCGGCAGCAATTGGCAACACACCGCCGCCATTGCAACTggcgccgcagcagcagatggggcagcagcaacagccgcagTACcaacagccgcagcagcagcagcagcagtaccaaccgcagcagcaacaacagcagcagcagcaacagccgcagcagcaagaTCAACTCTATCAACAGGGGCAGCAGATCTCATCAGCCATGTAA
- the CG42540 gene encoding uncharacterized protein, isoform B — MAAMSADIVPMEQVSSMVSNGGGSVAMQRDDEYRNRIMKIRRLDTQAKHSHGFLYSDEEISDKASTCGKLLIFLSVALVIMTLPFSLFVCFKVVQEYERAVIFRLGRLMQGGAKGPGIFFILPCIDSYARVDLRTRTYDVPPQEVLTKDSVTVSVDAVVYYRVSNATVSIANVENAHHSTRLLAQTTLRNTMGTRHLHEILSERMTISGTMQVQLDEATDAWGIKVERVEIKDVRLPVQLQRAMAAEAEAAREARAKVIAAEGEQKASRALREASEVIGDSPAALQLRYLQTLNTISAEKNSTIVFPLPIDLITYFLKTNEATTQQNARAAAAAIGNTPPPLQLAPQQQMGQQQQPQYQQPQQQQQQYQPQQQQQQQQQQPQQQDQLYQQGQQISSAM, encoded by the exons ATGGCGGCAATGAGTGCG GATATTGTGCCCATGGAACAAGTGAGCTCGATGGTCTCCAATGGCGGTGGCAGCGTGGCCATGCAGCGCGATGATGAGTACAGGAATCGGATCATGAAAA TACGTAGACTTG ATACACAAGCAAAACATTCACATGGATTTCTCTATT CGGACGAGGAAATCAGCGATAAGGCATCAACATGCGGAAAATTGCTAATATTTCTTTCCGTGGCTCTTGTGATAATGACGCTACCCTTCAGTCTCTTTGTTTGCTTTAAG GTGGTGCAGGAGTACGAGCGCGCGGTTATCTTCCGTTTGGGTCGTCTTATGCAGGGCGGTGCCAAGGGCCCAG GTATCTTCTTCATCCTGCCCTGCATTGACTCCTATGCCCGTGTGGACTTGCGTACTCGCACATACGATGTGCCACCGCAGGAG GTTCTCACAAAGGATAGCGTTACGGTTTCGGTGGATGCAGTGGTTTACTATCGGGTATCAAATGCGACCGTCTCTATCGCGAACGTGGAGAATGCTCACCATTCGACCAGGCTACTGGCACAGACTACTCTACGAAACACAATGGGAACTCGGCATTTGCATGAGATACTCAGCGAGCGTATGACGATTTCCGGCACAATGCAG GTTCAACTCGACGAAGCCACCGATGCCTGGGGCATCAAAGTTGAACGTGTGGAAAT CAAGGACGTGCGTCTGCCGGTGCAACTGCAACGTGCCATGGCCGCGGAGGCAGAAGCCGCCCGGGAAGCCCGCGCCAAAGTCATCGCCGCCGAAGGAGAACAGAAGGCGTCGAGGGCTCTTCGCGAGGCGTCCGAGGTGATTGGCGATTCGCCGGCTGCCCTCCAACTGCGCTACCTTCAG ACACTCAACACCATATCTGCGGAGAAGAACTCGACGATTGTGTTCCCGCTGCCCATCGATTTAATAACATATTTCCTGAAGACCAACGAGGCCACAACGCAGCAAAATGCCCGAGCAGCTGCGGCAGCAATTGGCAACACACCGCCGCCATTGCAACTggcgccgcagcagcagatggggcagcagcaacagccgcagTACcaacagccgcagcagcagcagcagcagtaccaaccgcagcagcaacaacagcagcagcagcaacagccgcagcagcaagaTCAACTCTATCAACAGGGGCAGCAGATCTCATCAGCCATGTAA
- the CG42540 gene encoding uncharacterized protein, isoform J translates to MVEEFLEKLPEIDTRYEDIVPMEQVSSMVSNGGGSVAMQRDDEYRNRIMKSLLQSIKISDRTDSLWQVTATSMQQPPPQRHGRPAPQHQHSQHNQHHQHQNQWALHHQNHLNQTPRSTGRQTMLGSNHSSQRETSVSPRRVALDTTASGSTTGFGFDRADEEISDKASTCGKLLIFLSVALVIMTLPFSLFVCFKVVQEYERAVIFRLGRLMQGGAKGPGIFFILPCIDSYARVDLRTRTYDVPPQEVLTKDSVTVSVDAVVYYRVSNATVSIANVENAHHSTRLLAQTTLRNTMGTRHLHEILSERMTISGTMQVQLDEATDAWGIKVERVEIKDVRLPVQLQRAMAAEAEAAREARAKVIAAEGEQKASRALREASEVIGDSPAALQLRYLQTLNTISAEKNSTIVFPLPIDLITYFLKTNEATTQQNARAAAAAIGNTPPPLQLAPQQQMGQQQQPQYQQPQQQQQQYQPQQQQQQQQQQPQQQDQLYQQGQQISSAM, encoded by the exons ATGGTCGAGGAGTTCCTGGAGAAGTTGCCAGAAATCGACACACGCTACGAG GATATTGTGCCCATGGAACAAGTGAGCTCGATGGTCTCCAATGGCGGTGGCAGCGTGGCCATGCAGCGCGATGATGAGTACAGGAATCGGATCATGAAAA GTCTTTTGCAAAGCATCAAAATATCGGACCGCACGGACAGCCTGTGGCAAGTGACTGCCACCAGCATGCAACAGCCACCACCTCAGCGGCACGGTCGACCTGCACCACAGCACCAACACAGCCAGCACAatcagcaccaccagcaccagaACCAGTGGGCACTGCACCACCAGAACCACTTGAACCAAACACCGCGCTCCACCGGCAGGCAAACCATGCTGGGCAGCAACCATAGTAGCCAGCGGGAGACGAGCGTCTCGCCCCGCCGTGTGGCACTCGACACCACCGCCTCGGGATCCACCACCGGATTCGGTTTCGATCGGG CGGACGAGGAAATCAGCGATAAGGCATCAACATGCGGAAAATTGCTAATATTTCTTTCCGTGGCTCTTGTGATAATGACGCTACCCTTCAGTCTCTTTGTTTGCTTTAAG GTGGTGCAGGAGTACGAGCGCGCGGTTATCTTCCGTTTGGGTCGTCTTATGCAGGGCGGTGCCAAGGGCCCAG GTATCTTCTTCATCCTGCCCTGCATTGACTCCTATGCCCGTGTGGACTTGCGTACTCGCACATACGATGTGCCACCGCAGGAG GTTCTCACAAAGGATAGCGTTACGGTTTCGGTGGATGCAGTGGTTTACTATCGGGTATCAAATGCGACCGTCTCTATCGCGAACGTGGAGAATGCTCACCATTCGACCAGGCTACTGGCACAGACTACTCTACGAAACACAATGGGAACTCGGCATTTGCATGAGATACTCAGCGAGCGTATGACGATTTCCGGCACAATGCAG GTTCAACTCGACGAAGCCACCGATGCCTGGGGCATCAAAGTTGAACGTGTGGAAAT CAAGGACGTGCGTCTGCCGGTGCAACTGCAACGTGCCATGGCCGCGGAGGCAGAAGCCGCCCGGGAAGCCCGCGCCAAAGTCATCGCCGCCGAAGGAGAACAGAAGGCGTCGAGGGCTCTTCGCGAGGCGTCCGAGGTGATTGGCGATTCGCCGGCTGCCCTCCAACTGCGCTACCTTCAG ACACTCAACACCATATCTGCGGAGAAGAACTCGACGATTGTGTTCCCGCTGCCCATCGATTTAATAACATATTTCCTGAAGACCAACGAGGCCACAACGCAGCAAAATGCCCGAGCAGCTGCGGCAGCAATTGGCAACACACCGCCGCCATTGCAACTggcgccgcagcagcagatggggcagcagcaacagccgcagTACcaacagccgcagcagcagcagcagcagtaccaaccgcagcagcaacaacagcagcagcagcaacagccgcagcagcaagaTCAACTCTATCAACAGGGGCAGCAGATCTCATCAGCCATGTAA
- the CG42540 gene encoding uncharacterized protein, isoform C, whose translation MVEEFLEKLPEIDTRYEDIVPMEQVSSMVSNGGGSVAMQRDDEYRNRIMKIRRLADEEISDKASTCGKLLIFLSVALVIMTLPFSLFVCFKVVQEYERAVIFRLGRLMQGGAKGPGIFFILPCIDSYARVDLRTRTYDVPPQEVLTKDSVTVSVDAVVYYRVSNATVSIANVENAHHSTRLLAQTTLRNTMGTRHLHEILSERMTISGTMQVQLDEATDAWGIKVERVEIKDVRLPVQLQRAMAAEAEAAREARAKVIAAEGEQKASRALREASEVIGDSPAALQLRYLQTLNTISAEKNSTIVFPLPIDLITYFLKTNEATTQQNARAAAAAIGNTPPPLQLAPQQQMGQQQQPQYQQPQQQQQQYQPQQQQQQQQQQPQQQDQLYQQGQQISSAM comes from the exons ATGGTCGAGGAGTTCCTGGAGAAGTTGCCAGAAATCGACACACGCTACGAG GATATTGTGCCCATGGAACAAGTGAGCTCGATGGTCTCCAATGGCGGTGGCAGCGTGGCCATGCAGCGCGATGATGAGTACAGGAATCGGATCATGAAAA TACGTAGACTTG CGGACGAGGAAATCAGCGATAAGGCATCAACATGCGGAAAATTGCTAATATTTCTTTCCGTGGCTCTTGTGATAATGACGCTACCCTTCAGTCTCTTTGTTTGCTTTAAG GTGGTGCAGGAGTACGAGCGCGCGGTTATCTTCCGTTTGGGTCGTCTTATGCAGGGCGGTGCCAAGGGCCCAG GTATCTTCTTCATCCTGCCCTGCATTGACTCCTATGCCCGTGTGGACTTGCGTACTCGCACATACGATGTGCCACCGCAGGAG GTTCTCACAAAGGATAGCGTTACGGTTTCGGTGGATGCAGTGGTTTACTATCGGGTATCAAATGCGACCGTCTCTATCGCGAACGTGGAGAATGCTCACCATTCGACCAGGCTACTGGCACAGACTACTCTACGAAACACAATGGGAACTCGGCATTTGCATGAGATACTCAGCGAGCGTATGACGATTTCCGGCACAATGCAG GTTCAACTCGACGAAGCCACCGATGCCTGGGGCATCAAAGTTGAACGTGTGGAAAT CAAGGACGTGCGTCTGCCGGTGCAACTGCAACGTGCCATGGCCGCGGAGGCAGAAGCCGCCCGGGAAGCCCGCGCCAAAGTCATCGCCGCCGAAGGAGAACAGAAGGCGTCGAGGGCTCTTCGCGAGGCGTCCGAGGTGATTGGCGATTCGCCGGCTGCCCTCCAACTGCGCTACCTTCAG ACACTCAACACCATATCTGCGGAGAAGAACTCGACGATTGTGTTCCCGCTGCCCATCGATTTAATAACATATTTCCTGAAGACCAACGAGGCCACAACGCAGCAAAATGCCCGAGCAGCTGCGGCAGCAATTGGCAACACACCGCCGCCATTGCAACTggcgccgcagcagcagatggggcagcagcaacagccgcagTACcaacagccgcagcagcagcagcagcagtaccaaccgcagcagcaacaacagcagcagcagcaacagccgcagcagcaagaTCAACTCTATCAACAGGGGCAGCAGATCTCATCAGCCATGTAA
- the CG42540 gene encoding uncharacterized protein, isoform I has product MVEEFLEKLPEIDTRYEDIVPMEQVSSMVSNGGGSVAMQRDDEYRNRIMKIRRLDTQAKHSHGFLYSDEEISDKASTCGKLLIFLSVALVIMTLPFSLFVCFKVVQEYERAVIFRLGRLMQGGAKGPGIFFILPCIDSYARVDLRTRTYDVPPQEVLTKDSVTVSVDAVVYYRVSNATVSIANVENAHHSTRLLAQTTLRNTMGTRHLHEILSERMTISGTMQVQLDEATDAWGIKVERVEIKDVRLPVQLQRAMAAEAEAAREARAKVIAAEGEQKASRALREASEVIGDSPAALQLRYLQTLNTISAEKNSTIVFPLPIDLITYFLKTNEATTQQNARAAAAAIGNTPPPLQLAPQQQMGQQQQPQYQQPQQQQQQYQPQQQQQQQQQQPQQQDQLYQQGQQISSAM; this is encoded by the exons ATGGTCGAGGAGTTCCTGGAGAAGTTGCCAGAAATCGACACACGCTACGAG GATATTGTGCCCATGGAACAAGTGAGCTCGATGGTCTCCAATGGCGGTGGCAGCGTGGCCATGCAGCGCGATGATGAGTACAGGAATCGGATCATGAAAA TACGTAGACTTG ATACACAAGCAAAACATTCACATGGATTTCTCTATT CGGACGAGGAAATCAGCGATAAGGCATCAACATGCGGAAAATTGCTAATATTTCTTTCCGTGGCTCTTGTGATAATGACGCTACCCTTCAGTCTCTTTGTTTGCTTTAAG GTGGTGCAGGAGTACGAGCGCGCGGTTATCTTCCGTTTGGGTCGTCTTATGCAGGGCGGTGCCAAGGGCCCAG GTATCTTCTTCATCCTGCCCTGCATTGACTCCTATGCCCGTGTGGACTTGCGTACTCGCACATACGATGTGCCACCGCAGGAG GTTCTCACAAAGGATAGCGTTACGGTTTCGGTGGATGCAGTGGTTTACTATCGGGTATCAAATGCGACCGTCTCTATCGCGAACGTGGAGAATGCTCACCATTCGACCAGGCTACTGGCACAGACTACTCTACGAAACACAATGGGAACTCGGCATTTGCATGAGATACTCAGCGAGCGTATGACGATTTCCGGCACAATGCAG GTTCAACTCGACGAAGCCACCGATGCCTGGGGCATCAAAGTTGAACGTGTGGAAAT CAAGGACGTGCGTCTGCCGGTGCAACTGCAACGTGCCATGGCCGCGGAGGCAGAAGCCGCCCGGGAAGCCCGCGCCAAAGTCATCGCCGCCGAAGGAGAACAGAAGGCGTCGAGGGCTCTTCGCGAGGCGTCCGAGGTGATTGGCGATTCGCCGGCTGCCCTCCAACTGCGCTACCTTCAG ACACTCAACACCATATCTGCGGAGAAGAACTCGACGATTGTGTTCCCGCTGCCCATCGATTTAATAACATATTTCCTGAAGACCAACGAGGCCACAACGCAGCAAAATGCCCGAGCAGCTGCGGCAGCAATTGGCAACACACCGCCGCCATTGCAACTggcgccgcagcagcagatggggcagcagcaacagccgcagTACcaacagccgcagcagcagcagcagcagtaccaaccgcagcagcaacaacagcagcagcagcaacagccgcagcagcaagaTCAACTCTATCAACAGGGGCAGCAGATCTCATCAGCCATGTAA
- the CG42540 gene encoding uncharacterized protein, isoform K: MVEEFLEKLPEIDTRYEDIVPMEQVSSMVSNGGGSVAMQRDDEYRNRIMKNTQAKHSHGFLYSDEEISDKASTCGKLLIFLSVALVIMTLPFSLFVCFKVVQEYERAVIFRLGRLMQGGAKGPGIFFILPCIDSYARVDLRTRTYDVPPQEVLTKDSVTVSVDAVVYYRVSNATVSIANVENAHHSTRLLAQTTLRNTMGTRHLHEILSERMTISGTMQVQLDEATDAWGIKVERVEIKDVRLPVQLQRAMAAEAEAAREARAKVIAAEGEQKASRALREASEVIGDSPAALQLRYLQTLNTISAEKNSTIVFPLPIDLITYFLKTNEATTQQNARAAAAAIGNTPPPLQLAPQQQMGQQQQPQYQQPQQQQQQYQPQQQQQQQQQQPQQQDQLYQQGQQISSAM, encoded by the exons ATGGTCGAGGAGTTCCTGGAGAAGTTGCCAGAAATCGACACACGCTACGAG GATATTGTGCCCATGGAACAAGTGAGCTCGATGGTCTCCAATGGCGGTGGCAGCGTGGCCATGCAGCGCGATGATGAGTACAGGAATCGGATCATGAAAA ATACACAAGCAAAACATTCACATGGATTTCTCTATT CGGACGAGGAAATCAGCGATAAGGCATCAACATGCGGAAAATTGCTAATATTTCTTTCCGTGGCTCTTGTGATAATGACGCTACCCTTCAGTCTCTTTGTTTGCTTTAAG GTGGTGCAGGAGTACGAGCGCGCGGTTATCTTCCGTTTGGGTCGTCTTATGCAGGGCGGTGCCAAGGGCCCAG GTATCTTCTTCATCCTGCCCTGCATTGACTCCTATGCCCGTGTGGACTTGCGTACTCGCACATACGATGTGCCACCGCAGGAG GTTCTCACAAAGGATAGCGTTACGGTTTCGGTGGATGCAGTGGTTTACTATCGGGTATCAAATGCGACCGTCTCTATCGCGAACGTGGAGAATGCTCACCATTCGACCAGGCTACTGGCACAGACTACTCTACGAAACACAATGGGAACTCGGCATTTGCATGAGATACTCAGCGAGCGTATGACGATTTCCGGCACAATGCAG GTTCAACTCGACGAAGCCACCGATGCCTGGGGCATCAAAGTTGAACGTGTGGAAAT CAAGGACGTGCGTCTGCCGGTGCAACTGCAACGTGCCATGGCCGCGGAGGCAGAAGCCGCCCGGGAAGCCCGCGCCAAAGTCATCGCCGCCGAAGGAGAACAGAAGGCGTCGAGGGCTCTTCGCGAGGCGTCCGAGGTGATTGGCGATTCGCCGGCTGCCCTCCAACTGCGCTACCTTCAG ACACTCAACACCATATCTGCGGAGAAGAACTCGACGATTGTGTTCCCGCTGCCCATCGATTTAATAACATATTTCCTGAAGACCAACGAGGCCACAACGCAGCAAAATGCCCGAGCAGCTGCGGCAGCAATTGGCAACACACCGCCGCCATTGCAACTggcgccgcagcagcagatggggcagcagcaacagccgcagTACcaacagccgcagcagcagcagcagcagtaccaaccgcagcagcaacaacagcagcagcagcaacagccgcagcagcaagaTCAACTCTATCAACAGGGGCAGCAGATCTCATCAGCCATGTAA
- the CG42540 gene encoding uncharacterized protein, isoform H, which translates to MVEEFLEKLPEIDTRYEDIVPMEQVSSMVSNGGGSVAMQRDDEYRNRIMKTDEEISDKASTCGKLLIFLSVALVIMTLPFSLFVCFKVVQEYERAVIFRLGRLMQGGAKGPGIFFILPCIDSYARVDLRTRTYDVPPQEVLTKDSVTVSVDAVVYYRVSNATVSIANVENAHHSTRLLAQTTLRNTMGTRHLHEILSERMTISGTMQVQLDEATDAWGIKVERVEIKDVRLPVQLQRAMAAEAEAAREARAKVIAAEGEQKASRALREASEVIGDSPAALQLRYLQTLNTISAEKNSTIVFPLPIDLITYFLKTNEATTQQNARAAAAAIGNTPPPLQLAPQQQMGQQQQPQYQQPQQQQQQYQPQQQQQQQQQQPQQQDQLYQQGQQISSAM; encoded by the exons ATGGTCGAGGAGTTCCTGGAGAAGTTGCCAGAAATCGACACACGCTACGAG GATATTGTGCCCATGGAACAAGTGAGCTCGATGGTCTCCAATGGCGGTGGCAGCGTGGCCATGCAGCGCGATGATGAGTACAGGAATCGGATCATGAAAA CGGACGAGGAAATCAGCGATAAGGCATCAACATGCGGAAAATTGCTAATATTTCTTTCCGTGGCTCTTGTGATAATGACGCTACCCTTCAGTCTCTTTGTTTGCTTTAAG GTGGTGCAGGAGTACGAGCGCGCGGTTATCTTCCGTTTGGGTCGTCTTATGCAGGGCGGTGCCAAGGGCCCAG GTATCTTCTTCATCCTGCCCTGCATTGACTCCTATGCCCGTGTGGACTTGCGTACTCGCACATACGATGTGCCACCGCAGGAG GTTCTCACAAAGGATAGCGTTACGGTTTCGGTGGATGCAGTGGTTTACTATCGGGTATCAAATGCGACCGTCTCTATCGCGAACGTGGAGAATGCTCACCATTCGACCAGGCTACTGGCACAGACTACTCTACGAAACACAATGGGAACTCGGCATTTGCATGAGATACTCAGCGAGCGTATGACGATTTCCGGCACAATGCAG GTTCAACTCGACGAAGCCACCGATGCCTGGGGCATCAAAGTTGAACGTGTGGAAAT CAAGGACGTGCGTCTGCCGGTGCAACTGCAACGTGCCATGGCCGCGGAGGCAGAAGCCGCCCGGGAAGCCCGCGCCAAAGTCATCGCCGCCGAAGGAGAACAGAAGGCGTCGAGGGCTCTTCGCGAGGCGTCCGAGGTGATTGGCGATTCGCCGGCTGCCCTCCAACTGCGCTACCTTCAG ACACTCAACACCATATCTGCGGAGAAGAACTCGACGATTGTGTTCCCGCTGCCCATCGATTTAATAACATATTTCCTGAAGACCAACGAGGCCACAACGCAGCAAAATGCCCGAGCAGCTGCGGCAGCAATTGGCAACACACCGCCGCCATTGCAACTggcgccgcagcagcagatggggcagcagcaacagccgcagTACcaacagccgcagcagcagcagcagcagtaccaaccgcagcagcaacaacagcagcagcagcaacagccgcagcagcaagaTCAACTCTATCAACAGGGGCAGCAGATCTCATCAGCCATGTAA
- the CG42540 gene encoding uncharacterized protein, isoform G yields the protein MPDSMMDMEHRDHQLHRQQQQSHHHQPPRLTASTSTFAPPAPAGSQSEERDRDRDRERDHHLHHHQSNNVASSPLPVTASIQLHQQQPQQQQQQQPLTQLQQPQLREREHHQQQQQQQQQMMQQPQQQQQMQQPQQQLPHSHHALMQQSQQQQAIHRAEARRDTQAKHSHGFLYSDEEISDKASTCGKLLIFLSVALVIMTLPFSLFVCFKVVQEYERAVIFRLGRLMQGGAKGPGIFFILPCIDSYARVDLRTRTYDVPPQEVLTKDSVTVSVDAVVYYRVSNATVSIANVENAHHSTRLLAQTTLRNTMGTRHLHEILSERMTISGTMQVQLDEATDAWGIKVERVEIKDVRLPVQLQRAMAAEAEAAREARAKVIAAEGEQKASRALREASEVIGDSPAALQLRYLQTLNTISAEKNSTIVFPLPIDLITYFLKTNEATTQQNARAAAAAIGNTPPPLQLAPQQQMGQQQQPQYQQPQQQQQQYQPQQQQQQQQQQPQQQDQLYQQGQQISSAM from the exons ATGCCCGATTCGATGATGGACATGGAGCATCGGGACCACCAGCTGCAccgccaacagcagcagtcgcaCCACCATCAGCCTCCCCGTCTGACGGCCAGCACCAGCACATTTGCGCCACCCGCCCCGGCGGGGAGTCAGTCGGAGGAACGGGATCGTGATCGGGACAGGGAACGGGACCACCACCTGCACCACCATCAGTCCAATAATGTGGCCTCATCACCACTGCCAGTGACTGCCTCCATACAGTTGcaccaacagcagccacagcaacaacagcagcagcaaccactgACGCAGTTGCAGCAACCACAGTTAAGGGAACGCGAacaccaccaacagcagcagcagcagcagcagcagatgatgcagcaaccacagcagcagcagcagatgcagcagccgcagcagcaactgccACACAGCCATCATGCCCTAATGCAGCAatcgcaacagcagcaggccaTCCATCGAGCCGAGGCGCGAAGAG ATACACAAGCAAAACATTCACATGGATTTCTCTATT CGGACGAGGAAATCAGCGATAAGGCATCAACATGCGGAAAATTGCTAATATTTCTTTCCGTGGCTCTTGTGATAATGACGCTACCCTTCAGTCTCTTTGTTTGCTTTAAG GTGGTGCAGGAGTACGAGCGCGCGGTTATCTTCCGTTTGGGTCGTCTTATGCAGGGCGGTGCCAAGGGCCCAG GTATCTTCTTCATCCTGCCCTGCATTGACTCCTATGCCCGTGTGGACTTGCGTACTCGCACATACGATGTGCCACCGCAGGAG GTTCTCACAAAGGATAGCGTTACGGTTTCGGTGGATGCAGTGGTTTACTATCGGGTATCAAATGCGACCGTCTCTATCGCGAACGTGGAGAATGCTCACCATTCGACCAGGCTACTGGCACAGACTACTCTACGAAACACAATGGGAACTCGGCATTTGCATGAGATACTCAGCGAGCGTATGACGATTTCCGGCACAATGCAG GTTCAACTCGACGAAGCCACCGATGCCTGGGGCATCAAAGTTGAACGTGTGGAAAT CAAGGACGTGCGTCTGCCGGTGCAACTGCAACGTGCCATGGCCGCGGAGGCAGAAGCCGCCCGGGAAGCCCGCGCCAAAGTCATCGCCGCCGAAGGAGAACAGAAGGCGTCGAGGGCTCTTCGCGAGGCGTCCGAGGTGATTGGCGATTCGCCGGCTGCCCTCCAACTGCGCTACCTTCAG ACACTCAACACCATATCTGCGGAGAAGAACTCGACGATTGTGTTCCCGCTGCCCATCGATTTAATAACATATTTCCTGAAGACCAACGAGGCCACAACGCAGCAAAATGCCCGAGCAGCTGCGGCAGCAATTGGCAACACACCGCCGCCATTGCAACTggcgccgcagcagcagatggggcagcagcaacagccgcagTACcaacagccgcagcagcagcagcagcagtaccaaccgcagcagcaacaacagcagcagcagcaacagccgcagcagcaagaTCAACTCTATCAACAGGGGCAGCAGATCTCATCAGCCATGTAA